caaaatttctaaatttcacAAAGTAACATTATAAGATCAATTATCATATGTTCTATAAGTATATCATGTCATTCGTTAGAGATTAACAAAATCAAGTAATTCACAATCAACCAATCTCATCATTAAAAACCCACACACACATTAGTCAAACAATTTATCATCAAGTAGAAAAATTATCACTAGTTTTCTTTACCTGGATAGACGATCCTAAACATAAAAGGTGCTCCCTACAAACTCCACCTTCATAGGTTGTTCTACTTGCACATAGAAAACTCCTATCAACTATCAAAACACATCCTAACAATCATAATTAAACAAAGATTCATTTTGAACTCTTAAGCGCCACATGCAAACTCCTACAACTCCACATGCAACTTATTTTCTAACAAGACTTGAAAGAAGAACAAAAGATGAACTTACTTTGTTAAAGATTTTAATCGGGTAATATTGTAGATCTTGATACCAGGAATCATATGATGTATTGCAATTTTTAAATAGATGAAAGatggaaaacaaagaaaaaatttaaaagaatattgaGAGAGATGGTAATTCTTATTAAATGAAACTcgattaataaaaaatctatccataatataattttttataaataaaataattaagtgtcATATTTAAAATCACTTATATTCTTTGACTATTTTCTTGAtccttaaatatataatattaaactttattatctCTGACCAAGTTAAGACTTAAATTCTTAATTCAACTAAACaccagaaaaatattttattgatttcaaCGGAAGACTCGCCTTTAATGCAAATAATAGGCCAAATGGATAATCCTGCTACAACACAAACCCACAAGGAGGTAACAACAAGACGAACAACGAGACAAACGAATTCCACCACAAATCCCCATATTCTGTCTCCCAAATTTTTCACACCCACTATCCTTAACATTCACGTTTACCACACCAAAAACAAACTAAAGGAAATGGCATTGtagtcaataatatttaaaatttacaatatttaaataatttacaaattcattcattttattaatatttatctttcatATGTTCTCGTATTGGTATTCTttcataacataattttatGATAGAGAATACTAACTACATTAAATCatgtaaaaacaataaaataaaataagacttttaaaaataatggaacaaaatttagaataattttaaaaatattgagataaaataaattattaatttttttattgtttgtttattGTAGTCTTTGGGTATATTATAAGCTTTGCttactttcttttataacattatcattGTTGATTAGGTAATTGTATTGAGGTATTAtaggatattattattattattattattattattattattattattattattattattattttatgagtttAATGAGAGAGACTAATTAAGCTCTTTTTTGTTGGTATGGTAGTTGTTGTTCAGCTATCATAAGAGTTTACGTTTTCTAATCGTTGCTTCACAAAgcttttctaattattattttttttttcaattttcttctaaGAGCACAGAGAAATGGTAACATGATTAAACCTtaagatatttatatattatcagCTTATGCTAAAACAGATAACTTGTTCATGGGTTTGTATTAATGTTAGCTTGATCACCCAAGTTTATAcagtttgtatatatttttatttatttatgcaatttcattttatattttcactctcaaaattaatatttataattaaaattagatattaaaatcttaatattgtatttaaaattgaaagttaacttttagatctaatttacaaaattcagAAGATTATAACGTAATTCCTTGTCCTTATTTTCACCATGGAAATGTCTAACTTTATCTCGTACATTAAAGTTGTCAGATTATGGTTGATGCTTGATAAATTTCTCCCATAAACTATTAAATACTTGATAGATAGATCTTTCTTAAGCCGAGTTCTTCAAATTTATCGGTTTTACATCTCTTAATAAAAATCACCtacaaaatttagtaatttattagtatttttattattatacatgGTTTCatgataatagtaatattttaataaatttttaagttaatttattaATGTACTATATATTGATGCTAGGAAAATATTATGTGTTAATGAAACATTGATCTCCATTTGAGACATTTTTGGACAAAtatctatttttcattttggtaAATGTACAATCAATATTAAAACTTGTTAGATTTATCCCAATTCTAGTTCAATAGAATACATATTTTGGCTAGTTAGTTTTAGTTGTGTGtgtattatgttttatattataggGCTAATTATgacttgttttaaaattttcagtcataacttataaatataaataaatatatgcttATGAAATTTTTGTTCGAGTTTAGTTTTTACAACTTTTAACATTTCTTACTTCgagtttaaatatgtttttaatcttttcaattGGGTTATTATATTTGCTTTGATAttctaattcaaatttttattttttaggccttcaatcttataaaatgttttttttttctggtatAAGTAAAAGAAAGGGATCAATTAAGATGACCAAAATATTACTCTTAAAATATCACCCTTTCGGTACTTAAAATAAACTCATTTGTGAAAGATGACCAAAATATTGTCCTTTTTAAAAGgagttaacaaaaataataataaactttaaaaaaaccaATATTACTCAATTAGGTTTAGATGATAATCTTTGAGGAGACCATCAAATATCATCATTAATATCATGAACATCATTAACTTCACGtacaaaaataacataacaaaaaatatctagaaaatatttataataataataaacaaaacaatataACTAATTTGGAAGatttaaacatatttaagtTACCTAGACTTATTCACACAAAATATTCCTAGGTTTAGAATAAAAGCCTAGTGGACCAATTGTACAACGTTATTGACCAAACAAATTAGTCAAACTGTGACCAGGTCACACAGTTTAGGACCAAAGTCTGACCAGGTTTGAATTCATTCCCAAAAACAAAGGCTTAAATCGTCAATTTCTCTTTCTTTGAACATGCTTTTAAAAATACCCTATACTTTTGGGACTACATAATTTCCCTGACTAAACACATGAGAATGTCGTGCAAAATTATTAAGCCATGTGGGAAAAAACGAGTCAAGAAACAGCTCCATCAACATAAGACGCGTTTACACATTTTGTAAATGTGACTATTTTTTATATCCCATGTGCGGTGAAAGTCAACAATGGTTGTTTAACCCAGTACCACCATTTTGAGATAAAACAAttctaaataactttttatattatatataaaaatgtaagaatctttattgaaaattttactaACTCTTGAAAGAAAAACATCGAAGTATAAGTCCTAAAtcatttcaaaatcattttatctttttgtcaAAACCACATACAAAGCAACATGATGAATCAATATGTTCAGAATCATTTTTGTGGCTCATCCAAAAACAGCACTTAACCATATACTGAACACAAGACAATATGTTAAAATGAACTTTATTTTGAGGTAATCGAAAAGCACAAGCAGCTATATATATAAACGCTATGCAAGCCCATACATATCGAAATGATTAATGAAGCAGGTGGTGATATGATTACCTGAAGTTACttcatcaaacagaacaaaGTCTGTACAAGTTGATAGATACAAAGTTCTGGTGCCAACAATAAATGAGTTGGGCAGTATGACGTCTATATATGTGCAAGTACATATACAAAATACATAACAAAATATGAATTctgttcaaaaataaattaaggcACTAAGCAGGAAGAGAAAGATGTTGGATTTCATTGCTTTCTTCTATACATCCTTCCTTCCAGGAGTCAAAGCCTCTGATTTGCATATTGGGCAGACATTCTTCACAACCAACCATTTCTTTAAGCATTCTGCATGATATTCATGCTCACATCGAAGAACTCCAATCTTCTCCTGGTTCTTGAATTCTTCCTGTCAAATAAACACTCCAGTTAGTAAGGGGTGATGTGATTCATTAGTACATCACAATGACATATACTGATGAAATGTGTTTCTAAATGTTCATGTTCATACCTGACATATTATACAAGAATCTGTTTCCTGATCATCACAAGCTTCCTCCTCCAGATTAATACCAGTAGCAATTGAGGAATAGGATTTTGTTTTCAACTGATTTGTAATTGTTTCCTCTGATAAACCGGTGCTAACATTGCCAATCCTCTCACCCAATGCAAGGAGATCCTGTCATGAGTTTCAAGTGTAAATTATCTACAAATTATCTGCAGGAAAATACAATACCAATCTTTGTGTACTTACCTCATAAGACATATCCTCTATGTCCAGGCGCATATCTCTGTGATGATCAACTAAATTTCCCACTTCATCAATTAAAGCAACATCCTGTACAAGTTGTAATAAACaagaaaatcaatatattttataatgaataCAAAGTATTATTCTTTCTACACAGGGACAGCATTAGAGTTAAACAGAAAGTATCAAGAGATAGGAAATATTACATCAACTTGGAGGAAGCCCACAGGTGGAAGACTTCGGTGTCCAAGAGCTGTCTCAGGCACAATCCCTCTATGAGGTCGATAAATCCGGAGGCCGGGTGATGGTGCAGGGCCAACATGCCTAGGACCTAGCTCAAAACCAGGCTGCGCTGGAATAGCAACACCGCGTGAAGGGTTTATTGGAACTCTGAATGATGCTGCAGTTACTGCAGGGTGAAAGTTGATATTGTGACCTCTTACTCCTTGCATAGGCATTGCTGGGTGATGATAATTATGGTGCTGTTGGTTGACAGGAAGAGGGTGAGGAAACCTGAGGCCATTTCGGCTTCCAGCTGGATCATGATATCTCTGCAAACCCATACTTGCACTATCTAATGAACCTCCATTTACAGTAGGTGCTGAAAATAGTATGGAGAGAGTCAGAAAACCTAAACTCATAACCAACAAAACAACTTCAAAGAAAAATTTGAGCACTTCGTTTGGCCCTTAATTGACAAGATAAGAGGCAGATCATATACATCACACTAAAACACCTATGCATTAACTCCAGTCTTAGGGTGCAAACTAAGGGATATAAAATCAAgatttcttataaatttattgcCTGATTGAAAAACAACATTCAAGAAGCTGCAATTAACACTTTTTCATGacaaaacaagaaagaaatttgCAAATTATTCACTAACAGAACATCCAAGTAATGAACTAATGATAGTAAATCACTGAAAGAAGAACCACAAAACACATGAAGAGGAAAAAATTACCTTGTACATAAGGCATTGGAAGCGACTGATTCCAGGGTGTAGTATGGCCATCATTATTATTACCGTTCAACTGCTGGTCCAACCACGGAGGAGCAGCTGGCTGAAAGTGCTGTCCTAAATAGTTTCCATGAATCAAATGATTATGGTCATGAACCATGATAGACTCACCTGCCCTGCTCCATGCACTACCATGTGGTCCTACTTCCACAAGTGAAGGGATGCGGAATGAAAATGGTGCACCATCCATCATAGCAACGCCATCAGTAGTGCGTCTTGCATTAGGAGGAGCAATTGAAGAGCTAGATGATgcattaaaatattgataatttcCTCTCATCCCTTCAGCGATTTTCCTTTTGTAGGGACCTCTAACATCATCAATGAAACCAGAACTTCTTCCAAAATTATCAGAAGAAACCCCAGCAACTGCAAATGTACTTGACCCAGGCAACTGATCAGAAGCTCTGTGATTTAGAGGCAGAGGGAAAACTCCAGCACCAGAAGAAGGATTAATGCCAGAATAATATAAGTTGGCTGCCGCTGGCACACCCATATCAAGATTATGGGGATGCTGAATGCCATTGTATTGTGTAACACCATACACCCTAGCATTGTCATAAGCATCTGGCAGAAAGTGAGAATCAACATTAGTTGTGTTCCCAGAAGCTCTCACCATTGCATGCATATTATTCGGCTGCGAGATGTTTGTGGCTCCTCTAGTAAGGATACAGGGTTCAGAATGATGATAGCCTCGTCTCTGTTGATCCATTTCTGAATCCGTTGTTTGATCCATAATGTAGAGATTTCTCTGGATACAAATTAATCCTGAAATTCCAAGCAGAGTGAATGAAACCAGTAAGATACACATCAGGGGAACAAAAGATTAACACCAAATCTATATGTAAAAAAAGCAAATATTCAGCACAAGATAAAAATGTTATCAAACTCgaatatttcatataaacattatgGAAAAATTTTCAGCATTCCAGGTTACATAATGCTTCCATTAATATAACAATACTCACCTCTATATGGTTATATTTTTCctgatttaattttcttaatgaGAAAATGTTGCCAAATGAAGTAAACAGGGGTGTCGAAAAAAAACACCCTctacatttatataattacacCAATCTCCTTCAATTACACATAATTTGCATGTTTTCACTTCTGTGTCGCATGCATGCAACATATAAAAATCACAGAAACAAATACCCTATACATAGCAAGGGATTCCGTGTTAGGTAAGTTAGTAGCAAAGGAATTCCTTCAGCAAACATGTGAAATGATCAATGAAACATTTAATGGACATGTAACATGCAGCTTCGTCTTCCAAGGGAGAGCAAACTGCTGTAAAAACATGGCAACTCCAATCcacaaaaacacaacaaaagtaTCCTTCTCAGTGAAAAACTGACCAAGCCCCAACAAAAGTATCCTTCTCAGTGAAAAACTGACCAAGCCCCCGTAGAATGAATTCCTTCGGTGAGCTAAAAATGACTCTGTACATGAATTAAAATACATGGAATTTGAAGACCTTGTAATCATTATGTGAAGTTCAAAAAAGTAAAGAATTCCATAACCCCTTTGAATGATGAGAACAATTATGAGCatacataaacaaaaacaaaaatcctcagaccagaagagaaaaaaaaatctttctttaATCACTTCAAAGGGTCACAACCAAACAAGAAAGTACTTGACCCATATCAACCTCCCAAATTCATCACCGACCAAAGAACACCAAAAGAACAGATAACAATCCGTACCTTATTATCATCAAAACAAGAGCTTGCGGCTTCTAAGTTTCAGAGATCAATATAACTTATGGAACACCCCCAAAATCAACTCTGTTGAAAATTCACACAAAGATtaaggttttttctttttttcaaaaaggcAAATTTACAAACGGAAAAATGTCAGAAACTAAAATCGGATGAATGTGATCACAGCCCAAGAATGCAAGTTCCTCCCTTTCATCAGAGAACAAAAATGACACAATTTTAACCCTAGGTAGCAGCAAAAGGGGCACAAAAGTTGGGTAAGAAAATTGAACAATTGATTTTAAGAGAATTGAATTACCAGAGGGAGAATTCGAGGGGGGCGAGAATGATTAGAACCGGTGATAGAAGGATCGGAGAGAGGAAGGGGAGAGAGAGAAATAGCAAGAGGGGTTAAGAGAGAGGAAGAGAATGAATATGGAGGAGGAGAGGATCGTGCCTTTCATTGGAGAGAAAATTTCATGATCCTTttgtaataagaaaaaaaaatattaatgctatttttttttcttttatttcttttttgtctttattaTAGAGCAGTTTTGTAAGGGAGAAAATCATAATCTAATTAGGGACACTTCCATTAAACTTTTAGGTTATCAAAATAACATATAGGgtatctatatataaattttttatgccattatttcattataatttattgtatataattatttttattaaattaattatgattttttatttgttggaccatatataaaaatattagaaaaactACTAATTGtagtttgaatttattttatacatgtGATAGTAAAAACGTTTATGCtgttacttaattaaaaaacataataaacatgattataaagtaattattataaaattaaatgtttatataatagtttataattgaatcattatataaaaaacCTCTTAACAGCTTGAATAAGTTAAAgtttaacaatataataatgaGTGATAGgtatgataatataaaaaatactttatataacttattattataatttaagcATATTTTTTTACAGCACTCCATTGAAGTATATAATATAAGGAGTGGATTAGTCTCAGTTCTTTCCCTTTGAATGGGTTTCTTCAATCAGTAGACAAAAAGTGATTTGACATGCAAGGCAAGTAAGAGGGATGACAAGTAATTACTAATTActgaaaacatttatttttcttctaaaaatgaaagatttatttgTCTGTGTCAAAAggattttttatatgaatatacGAGACATTTTTAtggaaaataaaagtaattaaatttatgacagtATACCCACAATACAAATGGCACAGTGGGTGATTGATTACCTAAAAAAGCATAGTTTTCCTTTTTAATGTTGCTAAtgaaagtaaaagaaata
This region of Vigna unguiculata cultivar IT97K-499-35 chromosome 5, ASM411807v1, whole genome shotgun sequence genomic DNA includes:
- the LOC114185261 gene encoding probable E3 ubiquitin-protein ligase ZFP1 translates to MDQTTDSEMDQQRRGYHHSEPCILTRGATNISQPNNMHAMVRASGNTTNVDSHFLPDAYDNARVYGVTQYNGIQHPHNLDMGVPAAANLYYSGINPSSGAGVFPLPLNHRASDQLPGSSTFAVAGVSSDNFGRSSGFIDDVRGPYKRKIAEGMRGNYQYFNASSSSSIAPPNARRTTDGVAMMDGAPFSFRIPSLVEVGPHGSAWSRAGESIMVHDHNHLIHGNYLGQHFQPAAPPWLDQQLNGNNNDGHTTPWNQSLPMPYVQAPTVNGGSLDSASMGLQRYHDPAGSRNGLRFPHPLPVNQQHHNYHHPAMPMQGVRGHNINFHPAVTAASFRVPINPSRGVAIPAQPGFELGPRHVGPAPSPGLRIYRPHRGIVPETALGHRSLPPVGFLQVDDVALIDEVGNLVDHHRDMRLDIEDMSYEDLLALGERIGNVSTGLSEETITNQLKTKSYSSIATGINLEEEACDDQETDSCIICQEEFKNQEKIGVLRCEHEYHAECLKKWLVVKNVCPICKSEALTPGRKDV